The DNA sequence ACTTCCGAAAGTAGAAGGGCCTATAACAGAAGCACACTTTGTATATCCTCAGTCATTAAAAAATACTGCTAGAGTCCAAGCATTTAGAAATTTCTTATTTAGCAAAATCGGCGACTGGAAATAAAAATTTCCTACATTTAGCAATTGTAAAAAAAATTATTGATATATGCGTCAATATATGCGATTGATAATCATTCGCATTGAGAATAATTCTCATTCGCAAATAAATTAAGGTAAAGAAAAGGATACAAATGAAAAAAATAACATTATTAGCATTAATTTTATTTTTCTTTGCCAAAATGAGCTTAGCAGGTGAAGTAAATGTTTTTAGTGCAAGACATTACGACTCTGACATTCAGTTGTATGAAAAGTTTACTAATAAAACAGGTATAAAAGTTAACGTAGTTTCAGGTAAAGACAAAGCATTACAAAAAAGAATTACTGAAGAAGGAAAAGATTCTAAAGCTGATTTATATATTACAGCAGATGCCGGAAGACTAGGTGCATTTGACGAAAAAGGAATGTTTCAGAACTCTATGTCAGCGCAGATTGAAGCTTCAGTACCAGCAAACTTTAGATCTGATAATTGGACAGGTATCGCTAAAAGAGCAAGAATTATTTATTATTCACCAGAAAGAGTAAGTTCAAAAGATTTAAAAGGGATAACTTATGAAAGTTTGTCAGATTCAAAATGGAAAGGGAAAATTGTAATTAGAAAATCTAATAATATTTACAATCAATCTCTTGTTGCATCATTAATTAAAAATAATGGTAAAGAACAAACTTTAGAATGGGCAAAAAAATTAGTTTCAAATTTTGCAAGAAATCCTAAAGGAAATGATAGAGCTCAAATTTTAGCTGTTGCCGCTGGTGAAGCTGATTTAGCTATAGCAAACACTTATTATTATGCTTTGATGTTATCTGGTCAAAAAGGAGAAGACCAAAAAGAAGCTACTCAAAAGGTATTACCTTATTTCCCAAATCAAAATGATAGAGGGACTCATATGAACATAAGTGGTGGAGGTATTTTAAAAAATTCTCCTAATCCCGAAAATGCAAAAAAATTACTAGAATTTCTTTTAACAAAGGAAGCGCAACAACATATAGTAAACAATACATTTGAATATCCAATGATAGAAGGTGTTGAACCACACCATCTTATAAAAAAAATGGGTGAAAATTTTAAACAGGATTTAAAAACAAAAGTTGGAGACTATAAAAAAAATCAGGCTGATGCGTTAGAGGTAATGTTGACGTCCGGTTGGAAATAAAAGAGGTTAACACAAAGTACTTTTGGTATAAAGTTTATTACCCAAATTTATACCATTAGTACTTCGTTAAAATGGATAATAAAATTAATA is a window from the Candidatus Pelagibacter ubique HIMB140 genome containing:
- a CDS encoding extracellular solute-binding protein, which translates into the protein MKKITLLALILFFFAKMSLAGEVNVFSARHYDSDIQLYEKFTNKTGIKVNVVSGKDKALQKRITEEGKDSKADLYITADAGRLGAFDEKGMFQNSMSAQIEASVPANFRSDNWTGIAKRARIIYYSPERVSSKDLKGITYESLSDSKWKGKIVIRKSNNIYNQSLVASLIKNNGKEQTLEWAKKLVSNFARNPKGNDRAQILAVAAGEADLAIANTYYYALMLSGQKGEDQKEATQKVLPYFPNQNDRGTHMNISGGGILKNSPNPENAKKLLEFLLTKEAQQHIVNNTFEYPMIEGVEPHHLIKKMGENFKQDLKTKVGDYKKNQADALEVMLTSGWK